The genomic DNA CGGGGCGGCTGGCGCGGACGAGGCGCGTGACCCAATCGAGCAGATCGTCGCTGAAATGCACGTCGCGGACCAGCGCCTGCAATGCCAGCACTTCGTCCCCCTGCATCACGGCGGGGACCGCGGCGGCTTTGGAGCCTGTCGTCTGGGCGAGGATGGCGCGCTCCTCCGCTTCGGTCGGATAGTCGACGCGGATATGGAGGAGGAAGCGGTCGAGCTGGGCTTCCGGCAGGGGATAGGTGCCGGCCTGCTCCAGCGGGTTTTGCGTCGCCAGCACGAAGAAGGGCGCGGGCAGGCGATGGGTCACGCCGGCATAGCTGACGGTCTTTTCCTGCATCGCTTCGAGCAGTGCCGCCTGTGTCTTGGGCGGGGTGCGGTTGAGTTCGTCGGCCAGCAGCAGGTTGGTAAAGACCGGACCCTGCTGGAAACGGAAGCTGCGATGGCCGGTGCCATGATCTTCCTCCAGCAATTCGGTGCCCAATATGTCGCTGGGCATCAGGTCGGGGGTAAACTGGACGCGGCGGAAGTCCAGCTTGAGCGCTTCGCCCAGCGAGCGGACGAGGAGGGTCTTGCCGAGGCCGGGAACGCCCTCCAGCAGGCAATGGCCGCCGGCGAGCAGGCCGATCAGCAATTGCTCCACCACGTCGCCTTGCCCGACGATCGCCTGCCCGATCGCGGCGCGGAGGTCGGTCAGCGCGCCAAGGCGGCTTTGAATGTCGGCTTCGGTGATGTCGGTCATGATAGTGATGGCCCTTAAATGATGACGAGCGATTGAAAAATCACACCGACAGCGCGTAGATCACGATATTGACCGCGAATTTCGTATTATCCTCGGCCAGGAAGCGTTTGTTGCGCCAGTCATAATCCCATTCGC from Sphingobium sp. CAP-1 includes the following:
- a CDS encoding AAA family ATPase, with the translated sequence MTDITEADIQSRLGALTDLRAAIGQAIVGQGDVVEQLLIGLLAGGHCLLEGVPGLGKTLLVRSLGEALKLDFRRVQFTPDLMPSDILGTELLEEDHGTGHRSFRFQQGPVFTNLLLADELNRTPPKTQAALLEAMQEKTVSYAGVTHRLPAPFFVLATQNPLEQAGTYPLPEAQLDRFLLHIRVDYPTEAEERAILAQTTGSKAAAVPAVMQGDEVLALQALVRDVHFSDDLLDWVTRLVRASRPGAGAPDDIGKYVKWGAGPRAGQSLILASKARALLHGRLAATRDDIAALAVPVMRHRLLLSFAAEAEGRSADDVVAALVRAVPLA